In the genome of Primulina eburnea isolate SZY01 chromosome 13, ASM2296580v1, whole genome shotgun sequence, the window GATAAATTGGGTTTGAGGTGGCAACAGCATTTTGCCCTAAAATGTCAGTTTTGAGCTTCCCAGAAATATGGAATTGGAGGTTATATTTTTCTGTGAGACGGTGAGACTCAATTTTGGCTGTAAACTTCTTTATGTTTAGCTGAAGTGCTCCATACTGTCACTGTTGTGCACTAGGACTGGAGACTCAAGGGGCTTTGCATTTGTTCGATATAAGTATCAGGATGAGGCTGCCAAGGCGGTCGAAAAGCTAGATGGTAAGTTTGTTGGAGAAAATGGATTTTAAATGGTGTGTTATTTGAATAAATCATTGTCATTTTTTATATTGGAAATTTTAACTCTTTCATGTGCAGGAAGAGTTGTTGATGGGCGAGAAATAATGGTTCAGTTTGCCAAGTATGGCCCAAACGCTGAAAAAATGTAAGTGTTTGTTACATCACCATTTGTTGGCCTTTTATTGTGTGTGTAGTTTTCTCTCTGACTATACTTTTGTATTACTTGTTGGAAATTGAAATCATTGCAGAATAATATTCTCTGCTAAAATTTTACAGGTTATTTTTCTAGGCTTTGTTCATGAACTTTGTTAATTTACTGTTTTGAATTGCCATTTGTTTGTGCAGTTGATTGATTCATTGATAGTTGTTTTattaaaaagttaaaaaaatgCCACCTTAACAAACTTAATGGTCTTTTTCATCAGTCAGAAGGGGAGAATTTCAGAACCTGTTTACAAGTCCAGAGGGAGATCAAGAAGTCGCAGTCCTCGGCCAAGGTATATTACTTTTTCCTCATGTTTAATAATTACATGACAACTCAAACTCATTGTTTAAATCAGCTAGAAGGCATTTGGAACATGGAACTGCAGGAAAGTAAATATTTGCATTTATGTGAATTGCGCATTGGTTTGTGTGGTGTCTggcatttgatttttttaatttttgccGTCCCTTTGGACTTGGAATGGAGAAGCCATATTCAACAGCTTCGCTTATTTGCTCACTGTTTATACATGTCATCTACGTGACCAGATTCTGTGAACTTGTTAGTGAGACTAATATTTTCTATTCACTTGAATGTATTCAGAGTTTAAAGATTTTATTTACAGATGATACATTCTTTAGAAAATCTATATATGTATTCAATGACAAGAAATCAAAAGAAACATGTACATTTTTTGGTTTCCCTTTCTTGAGATGCTGAGAGCATGTATTTTGAAATCGAGTATCTTTCTTAGTCAATTGTCCTGATTCAAAGAAAATCAATCCAGGCACAGAGATGGCTACAAGGACAAGGATTACCGGAAGAGGAGCCGTAGTAGAAGTAGAGGTAGATATGAACGTGAGCGGGAGCGTGAACGTGATGGTGGCAGGGACAGGGATCGTCGGCACCGTAGCAGGAGCAGGAGCCAGAGTCAGAGCCGCAGTCGAAGTCCTGGTTTTCGCAGAGACCATGGAAGAGGCAAGTATAATGATGAGCGACGCAGTCGAAGTCGGTCTGATGGAAGGTATTTCTTCATTGTTACCTTTATTTATCTTGAGTTTTACTGTATGCTCATAAACTTATATCGTGATGATGATGATAGTCCTGCTGCATCCCCTGTTCGTCGCAGTCCTAGTCCTCGGCAAAGCCCATCTCCACGGAGATCTCTGTCTAGGGATGTAAGTCCAGATGCTAAGAATTACAAAGAACGATCAGCCACCCCAAAGAGTGTCTCTCCTCGTATTCTACGTGATGGTTCTCGAAGCCCATCTCCAGGTTCTGAAGCTGATGTGAGTGTTGGAACCCCCTTGAATCATTAGCTTGgttggaatttttttttgacaatGCTTTGTTGGATCTTGTTTCAGGAATAAAAGAGTTGGTGTGGCTCGATTGGATAATGACTTGATACAACTTTTGCAGCAATTGTCTTGGTCCTGTTGGATAAATTGGATATTTCTATGTAGTGGTTGCTATTAGTGATGTCCTCAAGAGTACTTTGAAGGTTGAATTCTTCTTCACTGTCATGAAATCCTGTGTCATGTTTGATGGTCTTTGCACCTTGGTATGGTTGCTACCTAAACAGTGTCTGCTTTGTTTCCCTTTGCTATTTATAGTGTTGCATGAAGTTTGTGGAGTTTTcctttttagtatttattcaaCTCTCCGCAATTAGCTTCTGTGTTGTTTATCCTGGATATGGATCATTGAACATTTGACTCATGTGTAAACTTTACTGGCCTTCTATAGTTGTGCTCGTGAGAAGTAGTTGCTGCTGATTGACGAGATGATGCAGCAGCTATTGATGCTGTGTTTAGATGATGCAGTAGCAGTCGATGCTGATTTTACTTTGCTGTCGATTGTTTTAATTTCTTGCTGGTGACGAACAGGTGTCTAACAAACTTTTTTCAATGCCATGTTAGGTAAGAGTAATATACCGACCTAGTTT includes:
- the LOC140808722 gene encoding uncharacterized protein isoform X1 gives rise to the protein MSHFGRSGPPDIRDSYSLLVLNITFRTTADDLFPLFDKYGKVVDVFIPRDRRTGDSRGFAFVRYKYQDEAAKAVEKLDGRVVDGREIMVQFAKYGPNAEKIQKGRISEPVYKSRGRSRSRSPRPRHRDGYKDKDYRKRSRSRSRGRYERERERERDGGRDRDRRHRSRSRSQSQSRSRSPGFRRDHGRGKYNDERRSRSRSDGSPAASPVRRSPSPRQSPSPRRSLSRDVSPDAKNYKERSATPKSVSPRILRDGSRSPSPGSEADE
- the LOC140808722 gene encoding uncharacterized protein isoform X2; amino-acid sequence: MSHFGRSGPPDIRDSYSLLVLNITFRTTADDLFPLFDKYGKVVDVFIPRDRRTGDSRGFAFVRYKYQDEAAKAVEKLDGRVVDGREIMVQFAKYGPNAEKIQKGRISEPVYKSRGRSRSRSPRPRHRDGYKDKDYRKRSRSRSRGRYERERERERDGGRDRDRRHRSRSRSQSQSRSRSPGFRRDHGRGKYNDERRSRSRSDGSPSPRQSPSPRRSLSRDVSPDAKNYKERSATPKSVSPRILRDGSRSPSPGSEADE